The following is a genomic window from Synergistaceae bacterium.
ACCGCATCGAAAACCTAGCAAAGTACATCCCCGCCCTCCCCCAATTGGAGGAAGTCGTCGCCATCCTCGAAAGCGGAGCGCTCTCAACCTTGCCGCTCGGCGCCTATCCCTGCGACGATCCCTCGCTGCGCTACACCATCATGAGCTACGAGACCGAGGCGGTCGATGAACGGCCGTACGAGATTCACCGCCGCGACGCCGACGTACAGATGCTGCTTGCGGGGCGTGAGCGCATGGACACAGGTGACAGCGAGAGCTTTGTCCCGTCCGGGGAGTACAGCGCAGAGCGGGACATCGTCTTCGGCAGCGGGCGCAAGATCGCCTCCTATTATGCCGACCCCTCCCTCTTCGTCATCTTC
Proteins encoded in this region:
- a CDS encoding DUF386 domain-containing protein; translation: MLCHQKEQIMIIDRIENLAKYIPALPQLEEVVAILESGALSTLPLGAYPCDDPSLRYTIMSYETEAVDERPYEIHRRDADVQMLLAGRERMDTGDSESFVPSGEYSAERDIVFGSGRKIASYYADPSLFVIFFPGEPHAPNIAVGDDRAAKKVVFKIIV